In the genome of Dromiciops gliroides isolate mDroGli1 chromosome 1, mDroGli1.pri, whole genome shotgun sequence, the window actctccttcccccaactGTTCTGGGCAAAAGGTGATGGTGGAGGGGTCTCCTTAACACCATGTTCTCAGATATGGTGTCAGAGGAACGTGTCTGacattttcctccctttcccatgtTCTCCTTCCCAACCATCATTTTCTGCAACGTATTCTCCAAGGAAGGCAAGGTAAGAACCCACGTTACCTCGATGTACAAATAAGTGGATCTCCGTCAGAATGTCATGCAGGGCCAAACCCTTCAGGGTTTTCAGCTCCATGATATCTGGAAAGGAAACCTGGTCAAGGCAAACAGAACAAGCTCTCGAAGCCACGCAAATGGTTTTTAACATACTGTGATGATGGAAACTTAACACCTAGATTGGTACCCCGGGTTTTATAATGGGCcccacttattatttatttaaaaggataAATCGGTatggctatctttttttttttttaataaacatcaCCTACATTTTTGAATGTATCCCTCCCCTGCTCCCAGAAACAGCTCAGCAAAGCTAGCCAACACTGAGCCATTCTGGCATGATATGGTGTGTTCCAGACACATAGTCATGACCCCCCTTCCTCACCTTTTTGAAGAAAGAGGGGGATGCCCTCTATTTGTTCTTTGGAAGCCcctactgtttttaaaaaagatatttatttcatCTAATGAGCTTCCCCAAAAGAACAGTTCCCTTATCACTTTGCTGGACAGAAcaaaatgattgcacatgtataacctatatcagattgcttgccatctcagggaggggagaagggatagaatctggaaccCAGAACCTAAAAAGTAAAaagttgttttaacatgtaattggaaggaaatgttatttaaaaaattatataggtTTCAGAATACACCTGTCTGCTCTTTAAATAACTATGTTAGAGAGATACCGTGTCTGCTCCATCTGTGCCCTTTGGACGTGCAGGCACCTAATGAACATTGCTCCTCCCTCCTCATCACAGCAGCGCCTGCACTTCAGCTGGGAAGAGCTGAGGCCTTGAAGCTACAAGGCTTTTAATTTGGTGCTGGGTTCTAAAGATAACCCTGTGATTGCCTTACAGTCGAGCTCAGCAAAGGATACTTCTGTATGCTGTGGTAAAGTCCTGGTTCAACATCCAGTCCAGGATGTTGGCGATGTCAGCCTTGAGGGGGTGTCCTGTGCAGGTGTACACTGTCTCCTCAGTTACCTTCCCAAAAGCCATGTTGGTGCTCTGCCCGGGAGGAGAACCAGATTTGTGTGATCATGATAGGCATTGTACTACAGATAAGTCAAGAGGAAACAGGCTGGGCCACCCTGCCAGGGGCCTGCTAAGAAGCCACCTGGGATCCAGGccaaactcccctccccccagtaagACCTGATTCCCTGGAGAATTTTCCATGCTGGGAATGGGACTCTTCCTGTTCCCTCTAATCTGAGAGCACACATGCCTCCTCATGGTTTTCgcagcatattttaaaaaattcatatctgaaggaaatgctaaaattTCTGTTAGAgattagagaaaataaaacattttttttatccaAGTTTATGGgtcctctcctcccctgccctgccccttgAGGTCTATCAATGTCCTGGGGGTGTGTGGACCCCACATCAAGAACTCTTCTGACAGACAACATGGAACTGCAGAAGTTTTGAGTAAGGAATATGAGGCAGCACGGagcaggggatagagtactggatgtGGATTCACAAagtcccaggttcaaatcctgcctcagacactgtgtgaccctgggaaaggctcttaacctctctgggcctagaTTCTTCATTTActacaaaatgagggatttggaatcaagagcctctgaggtcctttccagtttgaAATCTATGAGCCTTAGAACGACTTGGCCAGATCTGTTCCCGTAGagcattttggcagctgtgtggtggGTGAACTGGAGAAGACTAGAGGCAGGCAGGTTAGCTAGGAAGCTACGGAAATGATGCAGGCTCAAGGCCAGGGGGGCCTGAACTAGGAGGGATCCGTGTGAGCAGGAAGGATGAAGGGATCGGTGCAGGGGCCTATTCAAGCAGAACAGACAGGACTTCCTAACCAACTGTGTGGGGGAGGGTGTCACTGAGGTTTCAGGCCTGAGTGACTTGGCTGATATTAGTAAAATAATTAGTATTTGACAGAAATAATCAAGTTGGGCGAACAAGCAGGTTTGGAGAAGAGGTAGTTTTGCTTGGGTAGTACTGAGTCTGAGATGCCTCTGGGACACTGAGCTGTAGGACTCTAAGGGACACAGAGAATGAACGGGATGGGTGATGCTGGGACGCATAGAGGGCACATGATGAAGGCCTCAGGCGGCACTTTGAGAGGCTGGCTGCCGAGCGGCTCATCCGTCCTCACAGCTGTTGTGAGCCTTTCTGCTTCGGGTCCTGAACTCATGGACAAGCTGCGTggctgccccttccctccctggGGGACTCATTCCAAAGCAACATTTAGAACATAGTTCAGAGGCCAACCATACCTGCAGAATGTTCAGGGCCCTTCGCATATCACCACTAGAAAGGGTGACAAGTGCTTTCATTCCATCTTCGGTTATGTCAACACTACAAGAAAAGAAGTTCCCATAAAATAGCAAatgatccttgaaggaaggaagggaggaaaggaaggaaggagggagggagggagggaggaaagaaagaaagatggaaggacagaaggaaggatggTAGGTTGGTTTTAGGATCCCAAAATGGAGGCTCCAGGCCTGACTGAGAAACAATGCTGGTTTTTTTAGTCTCAGGCCTCCTTAAGTAGTAACTACCCACATAATCTACAAAGATTATCTGTTTAGAACTAGACACAGGCTATGTTTGTTCCTCTGTTGGACAAGACTAGTTAGAGCAGTCTCCAGACGTCACAGCATCACCGATCTCAAGCTAAAAGGGATAGTAAAACTTTTccagtccaagcccctcatttggGATGAGGgatctgaggtccagagaggttgaaTCACCGGCCTGAGGTGGCAGACCAGAGATGGACCCTGCTTCTTTAGCATCTGATCACACAGAATATTGTCTCTCAGAAACTTCCCTCCTAGCCATGAAGATTTAGAGAAATTGGCAGCAGAAAGGACAGAGACCTGGCCAAGTGCAGTCTCTAATGACTGAAGGAGAGCAGGAGTGAATTAGCAGGGCactcaagaaagaaggaaagagtcgAGGAAATGAAGAACTCCATTACTCTGGTGAAGAGGACAGGTCAGAGTGGAGGAGGTGGGAGGCTGGTGGATGCTCCAGTCCTCCTCCATCTACTTGTTCACCGTACTCACTTCTCTTCTCCTACAACGTGCTCCAGGCGGGGAACCATCAGCTCAGGAGTCAAGGGGCCAAATCGGAACCTCGTACATCGAGACTGCAGGGCGGGGATGATCTTTGACAGATAATTACAGATGAGGCAAAACCTGGTATTCTCCGTAAATTTCTCAATCACTGGGAAGAGAggttaaaaacacacacaaataaactTTCCATGATGGGGACCTCAGGATTAATATTCTAAAGTTTCCAGGGGTTTGGACTTCCATATGTCATGAGAAGGATCCacaggaggaaagaaaactggGGTGATGCCCTCACACTGCAGGGCTAACTGCAAGAGGGCAGAGCGGCAGGATAAGGGTAGGCTCAGAGCTGAGGGGCTGTGTGTGCACCCCCTTCACAGGGCGAGAAGCTCAACCATAACCTGGCTCTCATTCTGTCATCCTCCCCTGCAGCAGTAGGgtgctccttgagaacagagatgaTTCCCCATTGGTCTCTGAATTACCAGGGCCAAGCCCTGTGCCCATCCCTTGGCagatatttaatgaatgcttgttgaccaaaTCTACCATATATCCAGACATGAAGTCTGGTAGACTCACCCCACGAGGTTATCCCTGTTGCTATTTCTGTGGCTGTGATAATGCAGcagctccccccgccccccccacaccccccctaCTCCCCCCAACTAAAGGTTCAAGTCAGAGAACAGAGAAGAGAGCTGCCTGGTTTCACAGTGAGATTCCCCAGCAGGGGGCTTTCAACCTGGTCTGGGAAACCCTACAAGGGGCCTCAGAAGAGACGACTTAGATCGCAAAGACCTATAGCCCTAGGCCTGTAGGCTTCATGTTGTGGTGATGGTGTCTGCCCAGGCTGGAAGTGACTCCACagcctgatgccaaagaaaagctgccaAAACATCTTAGTCTAGAGGAGATTCCAGACCAGGGAGGAATCGGTCTCTTCAAAAGCACGGATTGCAATTGCACACTCCCACAGAAACTTCTGAGGAGATCAGATCTCTCACAGGACAACACTTCAGAACCTAAAAGGGGAGCCAGACTACCAATAAATACTCTTTTGGAGGAAATTAGCTAATTAGTTTTGTGATGAGCTGGTCGAGGGCATCTCATGCCAAAGTGTCCATCTGTCACACTGTGAAGAAATCTCAGTTCTCTAAGAGAGCTCTTACCATCACCTTGGGAATTATTCCTTGTCAATATTTTGTATGTCATAAATCCAGGAATGAAAAGACCATTTGAATAATCCTGGAATGAAGGATGACCTACCCACCATCTCCAACAAAAGTCTTCAGGAGAGCATGTCTGGTCATGCTTGGATCCCCAGTGCAGTTAACACCCCCAACCTTGGCCATTGGGAAGACTCCTTCCAAACTGCACTAGCACCCTGCTACTGAAAACAAGCAGAAAAAGTGTGGATTTCACACTAATATCTGGCAGGTCCAGGTGCCTTGCCACGGCCAACCATTACTGAACTCTCATTCCACAGGTGCATGCACAGGTACAATTAACGAAGaacacagaagaaaaaggaatttagtTAATGGAAAAACAACTAATAAGTAAGTGAGCCCATTAGCTCCTCTCACCTCTTCTCAAGGCATTCTGAGCATCCTGGGTCATGGCATCTGCCTCATCCAATATGACAAGTTTAAAACCTttcctagttaaaaaaaaaaaaagtcttacagattttctccaattttcttTCACCTTTTGGCCACACAGGCAACCTCAGCTCTAAGGAATGGGGGGGCGGGTGGTGGTGGCGTGGAGGGGGAAACAACCCAAAGCCCGCTCTAACTGAGCAGCCCAACTTCGGGTGAATAAAGGCACTCTGCCACCAGCATGGATACCGGGCTCAGGCTCTGCCACAGAGTGAAGACAGACTCTTCAGgccttcagcaacaaggaagcaACTGCTACTGGCACCTCCTGAAAATCGGCAGCTGCAGGAGCTCCCTGACCTCTTGGTTCTGGAGTTCCCCAACCTCTCGGCCCAGGAGCTCTTGCCTTTCAGGGGCCAGTCTCCCCGTGTGCTTCCTCCCTGGGCCATGCACTAGGACCTCCCGGCTTCCCCCAATCCTTCTATGTTTGTCTCACCACCCTCTCTCCACATAACTTCCTGGCATGACCTGTTATCCCGAGGGCCAGCCTCTTTTTTCAAGCTGCACATACTTGagccctttattcttttttcctacGCCTTTCCAAACACCATGCTCAGCTGGTCTTTCCCACCCTTAATTAAAACAACTATATGATAAATCTTAGTGGAGAAGCCACCAAGCCTAGATCAGCAATAATAGGCCTTAACTGACTgtactgtattttaaaatgtcatgtaaAATTTGCCTTGGAAAATGTTTCTGGGCTGCCATGTCCACTATCTACCATTTAGTCTCCTTAATATCATGTCTCTCTTAAGTGGTTAAGTTTTATTGTTattctatcttttctctcttgctcctttttttttggggggggggcagggcaatgagggttaagtgacttgcccagagtcccaaagctagtgtcaagtgtctgaggctggatttgaactcaggtcctcctgaatccagggctggtgctttatccattggcctacctacctgcccctattctATCTTTTTAAGACAGTAAAAGAAGTGGGAAAGGGAGTAATAAATTAGGCTTTCTCTTCAGTGTTTAAAATCCTCAGAGAGAAAATGTACCCAATAGTTCTTACTTAAATATTGTCCTTGTGCTGGCAAAGCTCAAGATTGGTCCCCGTACAATATCTATTCCTCGGTCATCAGAAGCATTGAGCTAAAGGGAGAAAAGATTGTCAGAATCACATGGTGGATGGAGGGCTGGGTCTACTGTGTACAAACTTTTGGCTTTAACAAAGCTTCCCTCGATTCATTCCAATAGCATAAAACTCTCTGGGTCTAGAATACTGAGAAAAAAACTGCTACAAATTTAAAAAGCACACATGCCAATTACTGGGCAGTGTCTCTGAAAATCAACCCTATTTCTTAATTAGAGGATAAGCACACTCATCAAAATTAAAGGAACAGTTAGCTGCACAGCTATATAGGAACTACAAGCAAATCAGGCAAGGATACTTGAGAGAATATTGTCATAAGCTAAAAAATTTTTACTACATTAAAACACAAAGAATGGTAACAATAGCACTGTTATAATTGTGACAGTATTAAAAATGTAACGGAATAGAACatcataatatatataaagcCTGCCTCTGTGAGAGCACACTTAGATTTCAAAATCTTGAAAGGCTGCAACTGGCTATAGGGAAAAGATAACAAAAGCAAGGGAAAGTCCCGAGAAATACAATCAGGTGCCTTTGGAGAGGTGTTCTATTAACTAGTACTAACTTACACCCATGTGATGCCGCTGTTAGAAGTAAACTGAGAAATGCCTCATAACTCATCTGGTCTCAGGCTACTAATTGGgcttacttttctttctcctttttttttttttgggtaaggcaattggggttaagtgacttgcccagggtcacacagctagtaaatgtcaagtgtctgaggctggatttgaactcagggctggtgctttattcacagcgctacctagctgcccctgggcttacttttcaaagcaaaagaaaaacaattatgttATCGAAGACTTGAAGATAAACTGAATATCCTGGATTATTCTACAACCATACCAACAGCCACCTGGGAAACAGTGCTAGATGTCCTGTTGCACTGAACTTAGACCCAACTTAGAGCCTATGAGGCTTTGTAACAAAGTCATCTAAACTCTCTGAGCCCCCATGACCTCATGTCTATGCTAAGGACAGCTGGAGTACCTGCCTATCTCATGCAGTCATGGCTCAAAGGAGAGAAGACCagtaaagcactctgtaaatgtCAAATTCCACAGTAAGAGCAAACTCACCTCTAGGACCATAGAGTTGAACTCTTTGTCTTTGTAGAGTTGTTTGGCACAGGCCAGGATGGTGGATGTCTTTCCCGTCCCAGGGGGGCCATAGAGAAGCAGATGGGGCAGTCGATCTTCGCTGATAAATTTTTGGACTGAAgatggagaagaagagagggatcCTCAAACTTTGCACATTTACCTGCTTAGGTGAGTGGCTCCTTCAGCCCCCAATGCCAGGGTGTGGAAACCTTAGTGCATATTCCAGCATGACAAAGCATTAAAAACACTGTTATGCCACCATTGGGAAGACAATGGCAGGACACTCGGGCCCTCTGAATGGGAGGACAAGGGTTATTAATGGCCTCTACATCTATGGTTCTGAAACACTGACACTTACTGGTGCTAAGAACATCCTGATGAGAGATTAGGTCATTCAGTGTCTGTGGTCGATACTTTTCAACCCTGAAATGAGAATTTCCAGATATATTACAGTGTAAACATAGGCCAAAAGATGTTAGCATATGTAATTAAATCCCATGGTGTTCCCACTGAGAATTCTCATGCATTCTAAATTATTTGTGGAGTGCAAATCATTACCTATGGGGCTCCAGATGTTTGTGAAGACGGTTGTGCCTGTGCTTATTTGTTCCCCAAGACAACATGGGCTAGAGACAATGTGGTTCAATGAGCACTAATGCCGGATTCCAAACCACTCCACAAGTGTCTACGTGACCCTGGGCGTGGCCTCTCTAggtccatttttttcatctgtccaACAGGGGGTTTAGACTagacaacttctttttttttttctttttcttttctccaatttatttatttatttttttgactaGACAACATCTTAGGTCCCTCTTGGCTCCAGATAAATGGACCTTTTCTTGATGAAGTATAATGATTAATTTCCTTcaactgaattcaattcaacaaatactcatGAAGTTTCCATGTGCAACACATTGCGCTAGGTCTGCCAAGACAAAAACTCCTCCCTCATCCATAAGGAGCTCACAGCCGATGGACATGATTGCtgtttaagtgtctgaaggaCAGTCCTGTGGGAGGGGAAAGGTTACACACAGAGATACGGCCACAAGCAATCAGAGaactaaatggggtcatgaaaggcTGGGCCTCCCAAGAAGCTAAGCACGTGAGGAGGAACGGACAGACAGCAGGGAGATGGAGGCCGCAAACACGTCAAGTTGGCTGGAATTTTGTGAAGGGGAGTCATGTGCAATGACCCCAGGAAGGCCAACTGGAGCCAGACTAGGAAGGACCTTAGATCCCAAACGGTGTCATCACTTTATCTCAGAGGCAAGAGGAAGCCTCTATGGAGCAGGAGAGTGACACGGTCAGACTTGTTCTTCAGGACGATTATTTGGGCAGCTGTGTGAGGGAcggagaagaaaaggagactagaaacagggagaccaatcaggaggcCTTTGCAACAGCCCAGGTGAGAGGTCGAAAGGCCTGAATTAGGGCAGGGCttgttaaacttttcccactctcaacccctttttgACTGAGAAACTTTTACTCTACTCCAGGCAGAGAAGtatgtaaaataagtatacataaccttttactattgccaaatttctTGTAACCCCCACACTCAGTTACACGACTactatggggtcacaacccacggTTTAAGAAGCTGGCCATTAGGGCAGTGGCCTAGTGGCCAGAAGTCTTATTATCACTGATTGGAGACAAGGAAGTCACaaaatgggataaagtatctGGTATTATTATGTAAAATCTGTATTCTCCTCTCCCCAACATTTCTCCCAGGATTCCTTCTGAGCCAGAGGAAGCAGAACCAGTGAGCCCCTGCTAGGGGTCCAGCTTGTTGTCAAAGGAATCAGGGATATTTAGCTCAGAGAagacggtggtggtggtggtggtgggggcgtAGTGGCCTGTGTGTAACTATCTGGAGGCCCCCCGCCTCTGGAAGAGGGTTTAGATGGTTCTGCTTGGCCCCCAAGggtctgggaaaactgaaaaaggtGGACTGAGGTTTGATTGAAAGAGGACTTCAAAGAATTGGAGCTATGCCAAAGTAGAGGAAACGATTGCCCCTTTATGTTGTCATTGTTCATCCTTCTGAGAGGACCAGTGATGTGTCAGGTGAGGCCTTGATTGGcttttgaattggatttaagggaggcagaggtgCACAaagtctccctctttctcccagtCACTGATGTCAGCTGTCGATGGCCGGGGGTACATCGGATGACCATGGCATCtgccatgtctgaccaagctctaagcctccacagtgcctgcttcaggagccttcatggccattggaacaaacggTTCTCACCTGCCCaatccaccaggggaagtcttcccaAGTTTGGGGCAGGCACCCCCTCCCAACTCGaggacaggtttgaggcctgtcagttaccctcccCTGGTGTAGCAGTCTGCCGAGATGGTCtcaccagggtgtggctgctgtgcaatCTACAGCTTTCTGGAGCCACAGGTGGAAGCGCAGCCCTCATATCTGAGGTGCTGTCCTCTCTGAGCGCCCTTTCACAGAGGGGAGGTGGACGAAAGGAGGACTTCCATAAGACGAGGGAGGAGATGAAAGGGCGCTCAGATGTGGAGGAGAGGGAGCTCCCAGCAAAGTGCTTCTACTTTTTCAGCAAAGCGGGAGGTGGGTTCTCAGCTCTGAGGGTCGAGCAAGGAGCCAGTATTGGAGCCTTGAGGACAAAGGAGAAGGTTTGCAAGAGCCACTGTGAAGTGGAAGACAGAATCAATTGGAGAGTGGGGAGTAAGATGATGGCCTCCTTGCAGGAGTGAGGATCCCGTTGGGATTAGATAACACCAATTTATAGAGGACCAAGTCAGCATGGCTGGATGTGACTTTTTTAGCAGGATGCCGGTAGGACCCCAGGATGCAGAGCACAGGAATGATCCAGGGTTAATGTTCGGCAAGATGGGAGGAGCAACAGAGGAGTAACAGTGGACAGAGTggtgggactggagtcaggaagacctgagttcaaatttgacctcagacactagctgtgtgactctgggcaagtcacttaacctgtatctGCCCTGGTTTTCTGggttgtaaaatggatataatagtacctaccaaCATAAGGCAGTtgggaggatcaaaggagataatacttgtaaagtaccAGGCACgtatcaggtgcttaataaaccctcccttctttccaaccAGACAAGAGTGCTAGAGCTTCCAGAGCAGAGGAAGGCTTTTAAGTGACCTGGTCCACCAAAGGATAAAACGAAGAAGGGATGAAAGCAGAGCCATCAGGGAAAGATGAGGATGAGGTGCTGGGGTAGGAGCTATAAAGCTTAGTGAGATGGGCGATTATTAGAGAATGGAACGCCAGGTTTTTGTCATGTATATGCAGCCGTGTATGTGCAACATTCCACATGcacttccacctctgcaaagaagggagggggaaatattttctcaactcttctccaaGGTGACACTTGATCATTATGACTAAATAATATTCAGTTCTTTATTGGGGGGGGTGGTTCTGTTTATACTGTttatcaaccaaccaacaagcatttattaagagcttgtCATATGCTGGGAACTAAACTTGGCAGGAGAGACAAGAAGACAGTAACAAAGGCAGTTCATGCCCCCAGGAGCTTACATCAGGGGAAACAACgtgtacaaactgatgcaaaaacATGTGTAAAATAAACATAAGGTAATTTCGGGGGTTGATGGGGAAAGCAGCAGTAGCtggagggggatcaggaaaggccctCTATGTAGCAGGAGGTGCCACCTAGGCTGAGTTCCAGAGGAGGCTGGGATTCTGAAGGATGGAGGTAAAGAAAGAACAGGCATGGGTACGGCTAGTTCAAAGACtgggaaatgggagatggaagatCATGTGTGAGGGACAGCAATTAGGCCAGTCTGACTGGAGCCAGTGCATAAAGGGGAACAGTAGAGTGTACCAACTCTGAAAAGGGAGGcggtaaagggctttaaatgccaatccAAGGAGTTTGCACTGGATCTTGGAGGCAAAGGGGACCCCTTGGAGCCTTGTGAGCTCTCATGAGCGATGAAGGTAAAGCTGACCAGGCTCAGGAgctgggtggggatggggggggggggcatgcagTCATTGagctttcttggttctgcttacttcactcactCACAAGTACACATACATTTTTCCAAGCTCCTTCAAATtcttcctaattattgcttcttgtggcacaataatattttgttCCAGAGGTCTTAGACCTACCACAATTTATTGTTATTTCTCAAGTGATGGGCATTGGCTCTGTTCTTTGCTACCGCAAAAAgtgctgttatgaatattttggtacatatgggACCTTTCTGTCTGTGACCTCCTCAGCCACAAAGTAAAGGGTTTGACCATGTATATCATCTTTTAGTAGAAATCAAAATTTCTTTCGAGAACAGCCAAACTAATTCAGAGCTCCATCACTATGTATTAGTGGGTCTTTCAGCAGACCCTCCAACACTGACAATGTTATCATCTTGGCCAGTTTTCTGGGTGTGAGATGGAATCTCAGCGTCTTAATTTGTAATATTATTTGGATTTTGGAACAACttttctaactccttcattttatagaaaaggaaaatgcccAGTTAGGAGAtgggagtgtcttgtgtgaggaataaatgaatggTAAGATGTTCAGTGCCACTGACCCTCAGAGTATGTAGGTCTAGGGCAGTAAGGtgaaaggagactggaaaggcaggaagggactCGGACTGGAAACAGGCGGacctaccagcaggctattacaatagtccaggtatgagcagctgagggtctgcaccagagtGACAGCAGGAGATATAATGATAGACAAGAAAAGGGGACATATTTGtaagatgctgcagaggtgaaattgactggagatgttgcaaaggtgaaatggacaaGAGATGCTGTAGAGGTGCAATTGACAGGCCTTGACAGCACACTGGATCTgcggtgagagatagtgaggaatccaagaTGTTGCTAGGTTGTAGGCCTGAGGGACttggaggatggtggtgtccttgacagcTATAGGGAAGGtaggtaatggggggggggggggagggaagataatgagttttgttttggaaatcCTGAGTTTAAGACATCTGCTGGACATCCAGTCTGAGATGCCTGAAAGGCAGTTGTATatatgagactggaggtcagtagTGCATTTGGGGCAGGAAAAgtaaattaaatccatgggagctgaagaTCAGCAAGTGAAGCcgcatagagggagaagagaagaaggccctgGACAAACGGTGTGAGCTGGGAGAAGATCCAGCCAAGTCTGAGACTGCGAAGGCGCAGTcagatgagcaggaggagaaacaggagagaggggGGTGGCTGGAGTAGAGAGTATCGAGGTGAGGCACCGACAGCatcccagccctaaatctatgaccctcaGTCACTTTCACtgctctcggcctcagtttcctttgctgcaAAATGAGAAGACCTGATTCCGTGCTCTCTGGAGTCGCCTCCAGCTCTAATTCTAAGACCCCACTGCCCTCAATTTTTCTGGGCTTCCGTTTCCTCAACTCTCCTAATCCAAGGCCTTTGGACACGCCCCCAGCTCGGAagccgcccccccacccccgcgcGCTGTCCCTCGCCAGAGCCCCCCTCCAGGCTGTCGGGATTCCTGCCCCACCCCCGCCCCGGACGCAGCCCCCTACCAGGGCAGGTTTCTGCTTTTGACCgcaggctgctgctgctgcctcccgACGGCCGGGGCCTCCATGGTGGCGCTGACCctgagggacagacagacagacagttgAACTACAGCGCGGGAGCAGCTAAGCCTCTTAGTTCCCGCCACAAGTCGCGCGCGCAGCGGCAGCTCTCGCGAGGCTCGGTCGCTGCCACCGCGCCTGCGCTTCTGCCGCCTTTTCTTCCCCTCATTCCCCAGCCCCTTAGGGCACTTCTCCCTGCCCCTTTTGGTTGCTAAGGCTTGGAGTAGGTTGCTAGGTAACCTCGGGACTCGCCTTATGCACAGGCGCAGCAGCCAGGCTCTGTCAGAGGCAAGGGAGGGAGCCGAGCATTCCTTCTGCCGTGTGGCGGCGTCCAGAGAGGCTGGGGCGGTATGTTTGGTAGGGAGCAAGAGCCCGGGAAAATGAGGGTGAGTATGGAGGAAAAGGACCCAGCATGGATTCATCAGGAAGATGCCACATTTAATACCCCATTAAAGTAGTCCACAtgtattcatgcattcattccttcgttcattcattcatttgaggcagctggtggtgcagcggatagagcccAGGGACctgaatcaagaagacttgagttcaaatccaacctcagatagtagtttgtgtgacccttggcaagtcat includes:
- the RFC5 gene encoding replication factor C subunit 5; protein product: MEAPAVGRQQQQPAVKSRNLPWVEKYRPQTLNDLISHQDVLSTIQKFISEDRLPHLLLYGPPGTGKTSTILACAKQLYKDKEFNSMVLELNASDDRGIDIVRGPILSFASTRTIFKKGFKLVILDEADAMTQDAQNALRRVIEKFTENTRFCLICNYLSKIIPALQSRCTRFRFGPLTPELMVPRLEHVVGEENVDITEDGMKALVTLSSGDMRRALNILQSTNMAFGKVTEETVYTCTGHPLKADIANILDWMLNQDFTTAYRNIMELKTLKGLALHDILTEIHLFVHRVDFPPPVRIHLLIKMADIEHRLAVGTSEKIQLSSLIAAFQVTRDLIVAEA